The following are encoded together in the Phragmites australis chromosome 19, lpPhrAust1.1, whole genome shotgun sequence genome:
- the LOC133901013 gene encoding stress enhanced protein 1, chloroplastic-like: MALFSVLRSSPLRRLILGRRASAASSALRITSSKRRVFSRAATSLSVMCKQSAKQGGADVWLGRAAMAGFASAVAVENFGVATPAPALALAVSGLVVGLAVFFLLQSGSRD; encoded by the exons ATGGCGCTCTTCTCCGTTCTCCGCTCGTCGCCGCTGCGGCGCCTTATTCTCGGCCGCCGTGCTTCAGCTGCAT CATCCGCACTGCGCATCACCTCCAGCAAGAGGCGAGTCTTCTCCAGGGCCGCCACGTCGCTCTCCGTTATGTGCAAGCAGAGCGCCAAGCAGGGCGGCGCCGACGTGTGGCTGGGCCGCGCGGCCATGGCGGGCTTCGCCTCCGCGGTCGCCGTCGAG AACTTCGGCGTGgcgacgccggcgccggcgctggcgcTCGCCGTGTCGGGGCTCGTCGTCGGCCTGGCCGTCTTCTTCCTGCTCCAGTCCGGCTCGCGAGACTGA